In one Candidatus Poribacteria bacterium genomic region, the following are encoded:
- a CDS encoding STAS domain-containing protein → MLAEIRQREGVIVIRPTGRMIGAANAEIREQINEELEEYFDSPKVIFNLENVTRMDSSGLGTLVSVNVTVSRKGGRTALVNAGAHIRNLLILGRLMSVFETYNSEEEGILALTSDET, encoded by the coding sequence ATGTTAGCAGAAATACGTCAAAGAGAAGGTGTTATCGTTATTCGACCCACCGGCCGTATGATTGGTGCGGCAAACGCTGAAATTAGAGAGCAAATTAATGAGGAACTTGAAGAGTATTTTGACTCTCCGAAGGTAATCTTTAACCTTGAGAATGTCACCCGGATGGATAGTAGTGGCCTCGGCACACTCGTTTCTGTCAATGTGACTGTCTCGCGAAAGGGAGGACGGACCGCACTCGTCAATGCAGGCGCACACATCCGAAACCTTCTTATCCTTGGTCGATTAATGAGCGTTTTCGAGACTTACAATAGCGAAGAAGAGGGAATCCTCGCGCTCACTTCTGATGAAACCTAA